A genomic region of Exiguobacterium oxidotolerans JCM 12280 contains the following coding sequences:
- a CDS encoding ABC transporter substrate-binding protein, with protein sequence MLKKMIGVAATGMLLAGCGATSDMPEKKDVLGSSYKMIEQEAQKTTVRMYMWGGDDGINAYIDEYVAPKLKKEHQITLKRVPIETADIIQKLRAEKTAGKDTGVIDVVWINGDNFRNAKKDGLLYGDIASVLPNIKQVDAAAQASDSGTKTEGLEAAWGKVQFAFHYDQASVAKPPMDLSELKDWVKANPGKFTYPEVTDFTGNAFVRHVMYGVESNETLKDPKSDFKKTWDYLNDLKPYLWKEGKTYPKTLAQLDQLYAKGDVAFTMGFNERRAEQEVASGTFPKETRPLILEEGSIASTHFLSVPFNAPNPKGALVAINELLSADAQLKKYDATYWGDGTSLDLSTLTSEEQQAFKDVPAAKSTPTPDAFEGKVRAELDPEFFEVIRKDWPERVAR encoded by the coding sequence ATGTTAAAGAAAATGATAGGTGTCGCCGCGACCGGGATGTTGCTTGCAGGATGCGGAGCTACTTCCGATATGCCGGAAAAAAAGGATGTTCTCGGATCTTCTTATAAGATGATTGAACAAGAAGCACAAAAAACGACGGTCCGGATGTACATGTGGGGTGGAGATGACGGCATCAATGCCTACATCGACGAGTATGTCGCACCCAAGTTGAAAAAAGAGCATCAAATCACTTTGAAGCGTGTGCCGATTGAAACAGCGGATATCATTCAGAAATTACGTGCCGAAAAAACAGCCGGTAAGGACACAGGCGTGATTGATGTTGTCTGGATCAACGGCGATAATTTCCGAAATGCGAAAAAAGATGGGCTGTTATATGGTGATATTGCGAGCGTCTTACCGAACATCAAACAAGTCGACGCCGCGGCGCAAGCTTCAGATAGTGGGACGAAGACGGAAGGGCTCGAAGCCGCCTGGGGAAAAGTCCAGTTCGCGTTCCATTATGATCAAGCCAGTGTTGCCAAACCACCGATGGACTTAAGTGAATTAAAAGACTGGGTCAAAGCAAATCCAGGAAAATTCACTTATCCGGAAGTAACGGATTTCACAGGAAATGCGTTTGTGCGTCATGTCATGTATGGTGTCGAATCAAATGAAACGTTGAAGGACCCGAAAAGCGATTTTAAAAAGACATGGGACTATTTAAATGATTTAAAACCGTACCTTTGGAAAGAAGGGAAAACCTATCCGAAGACACTCGCACAGCTCGATCAGCTGTATGCGAAGGGGGATGTCGCGTTCACGATGGGCTTCAATGAACGCCGGGCCGAACAGGAAGTCGCGTCCGGGACCTTCCCGAAAGAAACACGTCCACTCATCTTAGAAGAAGGTTCGATTGCGTCGACCCACTTCTTATCGGTTCCGTTTAACGCACCAAATCCAAAAGGGGCGCTCGTTGCGATCAACGAATTGTTATCAGCAGATGCGCAGTTGAAGAAATATGACGCGACCTACTGGGGAGATGGGACAAGTCTTGATTTAAGTACGTTGACGTCAGAAGAACAACAAGCGTTTAAGGATGTCCCGGCAGCAAAATCGACACCGACACCGGATGCCTTTGAAGGAAAAGTCCGAGCGGAGCTCGATCCGGAGTTCTTCGAGGTCATTCGAAAGGATTGGCCGGAACGTGTGGCGCGGTAA
- a CDS encoding ABC transporter permease, whose amino-acid sequence MWRGNPYPAVFLIAGMVLYGLFISVSMTTVADYRALLSDTVFLESIALSLYVALSSTLLSLGVGVGLAQFFSRRGGIAEQILALPLFIPHLGAAYLAILYFSNVPMIGPHETNHFSIILTYVYKETPFIFFYLIPVFRRLDHRYEELGQLLGLSRIHRFWHGKGVFILFPALEASFIVFAFVLFAYEVPALLGVTYPKMIGVYVFDLYTQGDLSQQPTAFAISVVLTTLLFMMLAVFTWWIRPITERISKGRIE is encoded by the coding sequence GTGTGGCGCGGTAATCCTTACCCCGCCGTCTTCTTGATTGCTGGTATGGTTCTTTATGGACTGTTCATCAGTGTATCGATGACGACAGTCGCCGATTATCGTGCATTGTTAAGCGATACCGTGTTTCTTGAAAGCATTGCGTTAAGTCTGTACGTCGCACTGAGTAGCACGTTACTTTCGTTAGGGGTCGGTGTCGGATTAGCTCAATTTTTCTCAAGGCGAGGGGGGATAGCGGAACAAATCCTTGCACTTCCGCTGTTCATCCCGCATCTGGGTGCAGCATATCTCGCGATTCTCTACTTCAGTAATGTACCGATGATTGGTCCGCATGAGACGAATCATTTTAGTATCATCTTGACTTACGTGTATAAGGAAACACCGTTCATCTTTTTTTATCTCATCCCTGTTTTTCGACGGCTTGATCACCGGTATGAGGAATTGGGGCAACTGCTTGGATTATCTAGGATTCACCGATTTTGGCATGGAAAAGGTGTTTTTATTTTGTTTCCGGCACTTGAAGCAAGCTTCATTGTTTTTGCATTTGTTCTATTTGCCTACGAAGTGCCGGCATTGCTTGGTGTGACGTATCCGAAAATGATTGGTGTATATGTATTTGATTTATATACGCAAGGAGACCTGTCGCAACAACCAACGGCTTTTGCCATCAGTGTCGTCTTGACGACGTTGCTCTTCATGATGTTAGCCGTCTTCACGTGGTGGATTCGACCGATCACAGAGCGAATCAGTAAGGGGCGGATTGAATGA
- a CDS encoding ABC transporter permease subunit, whose amino-acid sequence MKQRIVTLLIACLVVAPLLGIIPKSFSLNPRIVETLTTTLFMIAAVTFLNHVIGYAAGKAIAFQTGRIIQLAELLISLPLFLPVLLLSFGLYLTWIRLGLADQFLGVLLVLLLPTLPYTVRLYTNGFQALGEQLLEQTVLVEANRLKRFFFLVGPLLRPTLQSVTLLVTVITLSQYALVVLIGGGVVRMLALEVFPLYSGNAVDAAKEATIWLIGLPFLIYLGQMLFFTLWIEGVRRLLDGRKN is encoded by the coding sequence ATGAAGCAACGAATCGTTACGCTATTGATTGCTTGTCTCGTCGTTGCACCGCTGCTCGGAATCATTCCGAAATCATTTTCTCTAAACCCACGAATCGTCGAGACGTTGACGACTACGCTCTTCATGATTGCAGCAGTGACGTTTTTGAACCACGTAATTGGTTATGCAGCGGGGAAAGCCATTGCCTTTCAGACGGGACGAATTATTCAACTGGCTGAGTTGTTGATTAGTCTGCCACTGTTTTTACCTGTATTATTGCTCTCATTTGGTCTTTATTTGACGTGGATCCGTTTAGGTTTGGCTGATCAATTCCTTGGCGTGTTACTCGTCCTTTTGTTACCGACACTTCCGTACACGGTCCGCCTTTATACGAACGGATTTCAGGCGCTCGGTGAACAACTACTCGAACAGACGGTCCTCGTTGAGGCGAACCGCTTGAAACGATTTTTCTTTTTAGTCGGACCGTTGCTTCGTCCGACATTACAATCGGTGACATTGCTCGTCACCGTCATCACACTTAGTCAGTATGCACTCGTCGTGCTGATCGGCGGTGGCGTCGTTCGGATGCTCGCACTTGAAGTCTTCCCCCTTTACTCTGGGAATGCGGTTGATGCGGCTAAAGAAGCGACGATTTGGTTGATTGGGTTACCATTTTTGATTTATCTAGGGCAAATGTTGTTCTTTACCTTATGGATAGAAGGGGTTCGGAGGTTATTAGATGGACGTAAAAATTAA
- a CDS encoding ABC transporter ATP-binding protein: MDVKINKVMKRFGKTTVLQDINLTIASGQCVALVGPSGSGKTTLLRLIAGLEKVSGGTIHFGERDVTKTVPSKRGVTMLFQRPLLFPHLTIGQNIRLGMRGDARQVSEWLDRVGLPGREADFVHQLSGGEQQRASLARALASQPNFLLLDEPFSSLDLPRRRELRTLIRRLTEQQGVTTLLVTHDREEAMAMADYVYVMQAGRIIEQGRPVALSETSPFFGDGLALDGTWYPLSAIELVLRPTNQTNERVTITKELIQYGVRFYEVERATGERLVIQTRGAFDEATTVYVVRKED; encoded by the coding sequence ATGGACGTAAAAATTAATAAAGTGATGAAGCGTTTCGGTAAAACGACCGTTTTGCAAGACATCAATCTAACCATCGCCTCGGGACAATGCGTTGCGCTTGTCGGACCGAGTGGAAGCGGGAAGACGACGTTACTGCGCTTGATTGCCGGATTAGAAAAGGTCTCAGGTGGAACGATTCACTTCGGAGAGCGTGACGTTACAAAAACAGTCCCGAGTAAACGCGGAGTGACGATGCTGTTTCAACGACCGCTACTGTTTCCCCATCTCACGATCGGGCAGAATATCCGCCTTGGCATGCGAGGGGACGCCCGACAAGTCTCTGAGTGGCTCGACCGCGTTGGGTTACCGGGACGTGAAGCGGACTTTGTCCATCAACTGTCGGGAGGCGAGCAACAACGTGCGAGCTTAGCACGTGCCCTTGCGAGTCAACCGAACTTTTTATTATTAGACGAACCGTTTTCGAGCCTCGATTTGCCGCGGAGGCGTGAATTACGGACGTTGATTCGTCGCCTGACGGAGCAACAAGGTGTGACGACGTTGCTTGTCACACATGATCGCGAAGAAGCGATGGCAATGGCGGACTATGTGTATGTCATGCAGGCAGGACGCATCATCGAGCAAGGGCGACCTGTTGCTTTAAGCGAGACAAGTCCGTTTTTTGGAGATGGTCTTGCCTTAGACGGGACATGGTATCCGCTGTCTGCGATCGAGTTGGTCTTAAGACCGACGAATCAAACGAATGAACGTGTTACGATTACGAAAGAATTAATCCAATATGGCGTTCGGTTCTATGAAGTCGAACGGGCAACCGGCGAGCGACTCGTCATTCAGACAAGAGGGGCGTTCGACGAAGCGACGACGGTTTATGTCGTCAGAAAGGAGGACTAA
- a CDS encoding CDP-alcohol phosphatidyltransferase family protein: MLDTRARKMVQPVFDQAATGLKKLGLSANQVTIISGIIGGATGFFVYNDMMGIAILLLWISGMLDVVDGTMARREKPTAIGTILDLVLDRIVELSVLIGIALRFPETQIVMLFLIASFVIGMTMFLAIGAVSENYGIKSFQYQPGLVERTEGFLFLTAMLLFPSAIIWIAIVFLIAELYTVGERFYQASKVLG, encoded by the coding sequence ATGTTAGATACACGAGCACGAAAGATGGTCCAACCTGTGTTCGACCAAGCAGCGACCGGTTTAAAAAAGCTTGGTCTGTCGGCGAATCAAGTGACCATCATTTCCGGCATCATCGGAGGAGCGACAGGATTCTTCGTCTACAATGATATGATGGGAATTGCGATTCTCTTATTGTGGATTTCTGGAATGCTTGATGTCGTCGATGGGACGATGGCACGTCGCGAAAAACCGACAGCGATTGGAACGATTCTTGATCTTGTACTAGATCGAATCGTCGAGTTGTCCGTGCTAATCGGGATTGCGCTTCGTTTTCCGGAAACACAAATCGTCATGCTCTTTTTAATTGCGTCCTTTGTCATCGGCATGACGATGTTCCTTGCGATTGGAGCAGTCAGTGAAAATTATGGCATCAAGTCCTTCCAATACCAGCCGGGTCTCGTTGAACGGACAGAGGGATTCTTGTTTTTAACGGCAATGCTGTTATTCCCAAGTGCTATCATCTGGATTGCAATCGTCTTCTTGATTGCAGAACTGTATACGGTAGGCGAGCGCTTCTATCAAGCCTCTAAGGTGCTGGGATGA
- a CDS encoding NUDIX hydrolase: MVTDQAGHPLFTASRDRVHAEGLWHETFHCFVVNREQRIVLLQERATEKKDFPNCLDITAAGHLLAGETVADGVRELEEELGLVRTMDQLEHVGIFLEELTLPGFVDRERTQVFLTESNQAISDYHLQATEVKRLVAFSFDAFATLGDETTTEVVSIEGERFGRNRFVPHPPEYWAMVERSIGQSSM; the protein is encoded by the coding sequence ATGGTCACGGATCAGGCCGGGCATCCATTATTCACGGCGTCACGAGACCGGGTACACGCTGAAGGGTTATGGCATGAGACGTTCCACTGCTTCGTCGTGAATCGAGAGCAACGAATCGTTCTCCTTCAAGAACGGGCGACTGAAAAAAAGGATTTTCCAAATTGTCTCGACATTACAGCGGCAGGACATTTACTTGCCGGTGAAACCGTTGCTGATGGTGTTCGTGAACTCGAAGAAGAGCTCGGACTCGTCCGGACGATGGATCAGTTGGAGCACGTTGGTATTTTTCTAGAAGAATTGACGTTGCCGGGATTCGTTGATCGTGAGCGGACTCAGGTCTTTTTGACGGAATCGAACCAAGCCATTTCTGACTATCATTTACAAGCTACTGAAGTCAAACGGCTGGTCGCTTTTTCATTCGACGCATTTGCTACGTTAGGTGACGAAACGACAACGGAAGTCGTCAGCATCGAGGGTGAACGTTTCGGGCGGAACCGCTTCGTCCCGCACCCGCCGGAGTACTGGGCGATGGTCGAACGAAGCATTGGACAATCTAGCATGTGA
- a CDS encoding PadR family transcriptional regulator produces MGLRFALLGLLTQGEATGYDLSTTFKKQMTHFWTAHHTQIYRELLKMEEASLVTSVHIVQDDLPDKKVYSITDKGQTELVAWLRAPSEFKPKMKDENLMRVSLLHLLPLEEAVAYLEESKRHHQFAVDMMQVWRKDHLENGATLGETLTSEYGLRMMLNYLDWCDWAVEEIKRSQTSV; encoded by the coding sequence GTGGGATTACGATTCGCACTGCTCGGACTGCTAACCCAGGGAGAAGCGACAGGCTATGATTTAAGTACGACGTTCAAAAAACAGATGACGCATTTTTGGACAGCACACCATACGCAAATTTATCGAGAATTATTAAAAATGGAAGAAGCATCACTCGTGACGAGTGTCCATATCGTCCAGGACGATCTTCCAGATAAAAAAGTCTATTCGATTACAGATAAAGGTCAAACAGAGCTCGTCGCCTGGCTACGGGCACCGAGTGAATTTAAGCCGAAAATGAAAGATGAGAACTTAATGCGCGTGTCGTTGTTACACCTCTTGCCGCTCGAGGAAGCGGTCGCTTACCTTGAAGAATCAAAACGACATCATCAATTTGCGGTCGACATGATGCAAGTGTGGCGAAAAGATCATTTAGAGAACGGGGCAACGCTCGGGGAGACACTGACGAGTGAGTACGGTCTACGGATGATGCTGAATTACCTCGATTGGTGTGACTGGGCAGTCGAAGAAATCAAAAGAAGTCAAACGAGTGTTTGA
- a CDS encoding type 1 glutamine amidotransferase domain-containing protein has protein sequence MARILIVSTSADDMNGHATGLWFEEFAAPFNLFNEAGHDVTVVSVKGGDVPIDKASLVKEILPKFQDARKALKDTASLSTVDPSSFDAVYFPGGHGAVVDFPNNPQVAGAIEAMVKKDGIVASVCHGPAAFAHVMIDGKPFVEGRQINGFTDEEEKSTGLEEKVPFLLETTLRNEGATFLTSDAGKEFAVIDGNVITGQNPASSEAVAKLIVAKLATV, from the coding sequence ATGGCACGTATTTTAATCGTTTCAACAAGCGCCGATGACATGAACGGACACGCAACAGGACTTTGGTTCGAAGAGTTTGCTGCACCGTTCAACTTATTTAATGAAGCAGGACATGACGTCACTGTCGTTTCTGTTAAAGGTGGCGACGTCCCGATCGATAAAGCATCACTCGTCAAAGAAATTCTACCGAAGTTCCAAGACGCACGTAAAGCACTAAAAGATACAGCTTCACTCTCAACAGTCGATCCTTCATCGTTCGACGCTGTTTATTTCCCAGGTGGACATGGTGCGGTCGTTGATTTCCCGAACAACCCACAAGTTGCTGGTGCAATCGAAGCAATGGTCAAAAAAGACGGAATCGTCGCATCTGTTTGCCACGGACCTGCCGCTTTCGCTCACGTCATGATCGATGGTAAACCATTCGTCGAAGGTCGCCAAATCAATGGCTTCACAGATGAAGAAGAAAAATCAACAGGTCTTGAAGAAAAAGTACCCTTCTTACTTGAAACAACATTACGTAATGAAGGCGCAACATTCTTGACTTCAGACGCAGGTAAAGAATTCGCTGTCATCGATGGCAATGTCATCACAGGTCAAAACCCGGCTTCAAGTGAAGCAGTCGCTAAATTGATCGTTGCTAAACTCGCGACTGTCTAA
- a CDS encoding aldo/keto reductase translates to MGLGLGTMTILKRGQEEATEILRTALDEGVIHFDTADVYANGAVESLIGQTFSQEDRGRIFLASKGGNRMNATGTGWTWDPSYEYLKQACLESLNRLETPYLDLYYVHGGTMEDDLDASIQAVKDLKADGKIKAYGLSSLRPNVIKYWLEHSDLDYLMTPYSLLDRRIEALLPLLNEKNVKVVARGPLAKGLLTAESTSRLQSVDQFEQFNKEQLEETLNFLQDYPLPALALQAIDQQAAIVLPGASSVSQLQANLKAMREPVTLEQINHVLKTLPVHPYTAHQ, encoded by the coding sequence ATGGGACTCGGATTAGGTACAATGACAATTTTAAAACGCGGACAAGAAGAAGCAACAGAAATTCTCCGTACAGCGCTCGACGAAGGGGTCATTCATTTTGACACAGCGGACGTCTACGCGAACGGAGCCGTCGAATCGTTGATTGGACAGACATTTTCGCAAGAAGACCGCGGCCGGATTTTCCTCGCCTCTAAAGGTGGGAACCGAATGAATGCAACGGGAACGGGTTGGACGTGGGATCCGAGTTACGAGTACTTAAAACAAGCATGCCTTGAAAGTCTGAACCGCCTCGAGACGCCGTACCTCGATCTCTACTATGTCCACGGAGGTACGATGGAGGACGACCTCGATGCATCGATTCAAGCCGTGAAGGATTTAAAGGCAGACGGTAAGATTAAAGCCTACGGTCTTTCTTCTTTACGGCCAAACGTCATTAAGTATTGGCTCGAGCATAGTGATCTCGATTATTTGATGACACCTTACTCATTACTCGATCGACGTATCGAAGCGCTCTTGCCTTTACTCAATGAAAAAAATGTCAAGGTCGTCGCTCGTGGTCCGCTCGCAAAAGGATTATTGACGGCCGAGAGTACGTCGCGCCTCCAATCCGTTGACCAGTTCGAGCAATTTAATAAAGAACAACTCGAAGAAACATTGAATTTCTTACAAGACTACCCGTTACCGGCGCTTGCTCTCCAAGCAATTGATCAACAAGCCGCAATCGTCCTGCCGGGTGCGTCGAGCGTGTCCCAATTACAAGCCAACCTCAAGGCGATGCGGGAACCCGTCACGCTTGAACAAATCAATCACGTCCTAAAAACATTGCCGGTCCATCCTTATACGGCACATCAATAA
- a CDS encoding NUDIX domain-containing protein, which yields MEEKTIEREVIYEGKVFNVEKHVVSLPNGNTSVRELVYHNGAVAIIAFDEKGDLIVVEQYRKAFEQLSIEIPAGKLEAGEDPIDCAGRELKEETGYAAEELKHVFDFYGAPGFCSERVHIYEAVGLTAGERQLDADEFLENQTLSLDRALELIANGTIVDAKTIMAIQHWHIRTLK from the coding sequence ATGGAAGAAAAAACAATTGAACGGGAAGTCATTTATGAAGGAAAAGTCTTTAATGTCGAAAAGCATGTCGTCAGCTTACCGAATGGTAACACATCAGTGCGCGAACTCGTTTATCATAACGGGGCTGTCGCGATCATCGCCTTTGATGAAAAAGGTGATTTGATCGTCGTCGAGCAGTACCGTAAAGCATTCGAACAGCTATCGATTGAAATTCCTGCAGGAAAACTTGAGGCAGGTGAGGATCCAATTGATTGTGCTGGAAGAGAATTAAAAGAAGAAACAGGTTACGCGGCGGAAGAATTGAAACATGTCTTCGATTTTTATGGCGCACCAGGATTTTGTAGTGAACGCGTACATATTTATGAAGCAGTCGGTTTAACGGCTGGCGAACGTCAGCTTGATGCGGATGAATTCCTTGAAAACCAGACTTTGTCACTCGACCGGGCTCTGGAACTGATTGCGAATGGGACGATCGTCGATGCGAAAACGATCATGGCAATCCAGCATTGGCACATTCGTACATTAAAATGA
- a CDS encoding Fur family transcriptional regulator, which produces MESRVERIKKQLSGKGYKLTPQREATVRILLEHESDHLSAENVFLLVKEKNSDIGLATVYRTLELLTELEVVDKVNFGGGVSRFDLRQEGASHSHHHLVCIECGSVEEILDDMLEDVEKEIVSRFHFKIKDHRLTFHGVCRVCQERHAREALEQTQTQTV; this is translated from the coding sequence ATGGAAAGTCGTGTTGAACGCATTAAAAAACAGCTGAGCGGTAAAGGATATAAGCTGACTCCCCAACGTGAAGCGACTGTGCGTATCCTGCTTGAACATGAGTCGGATCACCTCAGTGCTGAAAATGTCTTTTTATTAGTGAAAGAAAAAAACTCTGATATTGGACTCGCGACCGTGTACCGGACGCTCGAATTATTGACGGAGCTTGAAGTCGTCGATAAAGTCAACTTCGGAGGTGGCGTATCTCGATTCGATTTACGACAAGAAGGGGCGAGTCATTCGCACCACCACCTTGTATGTATCGAATGTGGTTCCGTCGAAGAAATTTTAGATGATATGTTAGAAGATGTCGAAAAAGAAATCGTCTCGCGGTTTCACTTTAAAATTAAAGATCACCGCTTGACCTTCCACGGAGTTTGCCGTGTTTGTCAGGAGCGTCATGCACGTGAAGCGCTTGAACAAACGCAAACACAAACTGTCTAA
- the xerD gene encoding site-specific tyrosine recombinase XerD, translating into MRQQLEAFINYLVIERQMSANTAAAYRNDLNQYLHSLEQAGVTSLEFVTRHHIVLHIESLLNAQKSRATVRRATSSIRSFHQYLVEERQVESDPSRHLDLPKPEKKLPVVWSQTDVVKLLDSVVGNDPLVRRDVAMLELLYGTGMRVSELLQLTLNDLQLELGYLSCLGKGNKTRIIPISTTAIESVTTYLELARNSLGGQQTDYVFLNSRGSRLSRQGFWKMIKRRAKEAGIEKEITPHVLRHSFATHLLENGADLRVVQEMLGHADLSTTQMYTHVNKGRLHEVYKNHHPRA; encoded by the coding sequence GTGAGACAACAACTGGAAGCATTTATCAACTATCTCGTCATTGAACGGCAAATGTCAGCAAATACGGCAGCAGCCTATCGAAATGATTTAAACCAGTATCTTCATTCGCTCGAACAAGCAGGGGTGACTTCGCTTGAATTCGTGACACGACATCATATCGTGCTCCATATCGAGAGCTTGTTGAACGCCCAAAAATCACGTGCGACCGTCAGGCGGGCGACGAGTTCGATCCGTTCGTTCCATCAGTATTTGGTCGAAGAGCGTCAAGTGGAGAGTGATCCGTCGCGTCATCTGGATTTACCGAAACCGGAAAAAAAGCTCCCGGTCGTCTGGAGTCAAACGGACGTCGTTAAGTTGCTTGATTCCGTGGTCGGAAACGATCCGCTCGTCAGACGGGACGTGGCGATGCTTGAACTGCTATACGGTACCGGTATGCGGGTCAGTGAACTGCTACAGTTGACGTTAAACGATCTACAACTCGAACTCGGTTACTTATCGTGTCTTGGGAAAGGGAACAAAACGCGAATCATTCCAATCAGCACGACAGCGATTGAGAGCGTCACGACCTATCTCGAATTAGCACGAAACAGTTTAGGGGGCCAGCAAACGGATTATGTCTTCTTGAATAGTCGGGGAAGCCGGTTATCGCGACAAGGTTTTTGGAAGATGATTAAACGACGTGCAAAAGAAGCAGGGATTGAAAAAGAGATTACGCCGCATGTGCTCCGTCATTCATTCGCTACTCATCTACTTGAAAATGGTGCTGATTTACGTGTCGTCCAAGAAATGCTCGGTCATGCCGATTTGTCGACGACGCAAATGTACACCCATGTCAATAAAGGGCGGTTACATGAAGTCTATAAGAATCATCATCCACGCGCATGA
- the deoB gene encoding phosphopentomutase has product MAQQFKRVFLVVMDSVGIGEAPDAEQFGDLGAHTLGHIGEHMNGLNIPNLEKLGLAHIEAVQGVSADAAPIASYGKMEEVSAGKDTMTGHWEIMGLRIDTPFRVFEKFPADLIDRLEAFSGRKIIGNKPASGTEILDELGQEHVETGALIVYTSADSVLQIAAHEEVVPLEELYRICEYARDITRDDPYMLGRIIARPFLGEQGAWVRTSNRHDYALKPFDRTVMNELETAGFDVISLGKIADIFDGEGVTDAIRTKSNMDGMDQLVGQLERDFTGLCFLNLVDFDALFGHRRDPQGYGEALEEFDARLPEVFERMQEDDLLIITADHGNDPIHAGTDHTREYVPLLAYQKSEVANNLGTRATFADLGATVAANFGVKMPAHGKSFLTEL; this is encoded by the coding sequence ATGGCACAACAATTCAAACGTGTATTTTTAGTCGTCATGGATTCTGTTGGTATCGGTGAAGCACCCGATGCGGAACAATTTGGAGATTTAGGAGCACATACGCTTGGTCACATCGGAGAGCATATGAATGGCTTGAATATCCCGAACCTGGAAAAGCTTGGTCTCGCGCATATTGAAGCCGTTCAAGGTGTTTCGGCTGATGCCGCACCAATCGCATCATACGGTAAAATGGAAGAAGTATCAGCGGGGAAAGATACGATGACGGGACACTGGGAGATCATGGGCCTTCGCATCGATACGCCGTTCCGTGTCTTTGAAAAATTCCCGGCTGACTTGATTGACCGTCTTGAAGCATTCTCTGGTCGGAAAATCATCGGTAACAAACCAGCTTCTGGTACGGAAATCTTAGATGAGCTCGGTCAAGAACACGTCGAAACGGGCGCATTGATCGTCTATACATCTGCGGACTCTGTCTTACAGATCGCAGCGCACGAAGAAGTCGTCCCACTCGAAGAACTGTACCGGATTTGTGAATATGCACGTGATATCACGCGCGACGATCCATACATGCTCGGTCGCATCATCGCCCGTCCATTCCTTGGGGAGCAAGGCGCATGGGTTCGGACATCGAACCGTCACGACTATGCCTTGAAACCGTTTGACCGGACTGTCATGAATGAACTTGAGACAGCAGGCTTCGATGTCATTTCGCTCGGTAAAATCGCTGACATCTTCGACGGTGAAGGTGTGACGGACGCGATCCGTACAAAATCGAACATGGACGGAATGGACCAACTCGTTGGTCAACTCGAACGTGACTTCACAGGGCTTTGCTTCTTGAACCTCGTTGACTTCGATGCCTTGTTCGGACATCGTCGTGACCCGCAAGGTTATGGAGAGGCACTTGAAGAATTTGATGCCCGTCTCCCAGAAGTATTCGAGCGGATGCAAGAAGATGATCTCCTAATCATTACAGCTGACCACGGAAACGACCCGATTCACGCTGGAACGGATCACACGCGTGAGTATGTCCCACTTCTTGCGTATCAAAAGAGTGAAGTGGCGAACAATTTAGGGACACGTGCAACATTTGCTGATCTCGGAGCGACGGTTGCTGCAAACTTCGGTGTTAAAATGCCGGCACACGGAAAAAGCTTTTTAACAGAACTTTAA